One genomic region from Equus asinus isolate D_3611 breed Donkey chromosome 10, EquAss-T2T_v2, whole genome shotgun sequence encodes:
- the RUSC2 gene encoding AP-4 complex accessory subunit RUSC2 isoform X2, whose product MPLFELSRMDSPPKLTGETLIVHHIPLVHCQVPDRQCCGGASGGSGSTRPNPFCPSELGITKPDQDLGQADSLLYNSRHSSTGGSARSADSTKSRGRDGRGPGAPKRHNPFLQQEGVAEPGLGDLYEDSIGDSATQQQSFHLHGAGQPTFQLSSFQLPPTGPRVGRPWGTRRSRAGVVEGQEQQPVTTLDTQECSTSYCCRPELEAETMELDECGGPGGSGSGGGASDTSGFSFDQEWKLSSDESPRNPGCTGSGPQHCRCSSTSSQSETADQSMGYVSDSSCNSSDGVLVTFSTLYNKMHGNSHANLNSAPQSCSDSSFCSHSDPGAFYLDLQTFPAEESHHPNNGGREGGYGCPHASSPELDANCNSYHPHCEPCPAVADLTACFQSQARLVVATQNYYKLVTCDLSSQSSPSPAGSSITSCSEEHTKISPAPGPGPHPGPSQPSEYYLFQKPEVQPEEQEAGGSSEEAAAPVGPAMIEGQVYTNTSPPNLSTGRQRSRSYDRSLERSPPVRLGSLERMLSCPVRLSEGPAALAGPSSPPRRVTSFAELAKGRKKAAGSGSPPLRVSIGDSSQDFSPIQETQQDRVGPLDKGTRCSHSLPPMPLGPGMDLLDPEPWSTQVCQGPQSSEMPPAGLRAAEQGPLAQLMDPGPALPGSPANSHPQRDARARADGGGAESRPVLRYSKEQRPTTLPIQPFVFQHHFPKQLAKARALHSLSQLYSLSGCSRAQQPAPLAAPTAQVPAPAPSGESQASANKGAGKAGPEPETSRPSPLGSYSPIRSAGPFGPSTDSSPSTSCSPPPEQATATESPPPWSHSCPPAVRPATSQQPPKEDQKILTLAEYRLHGTGSLPPLGSWRSGFSRAESLARGGGEGSMASRPSNGQVVKPLPLTCPDFQDPFSLTEKPPAEFCLSPDGNSEAISIDLLQKKGLVKAVNTAVDLIVAHFGTSRDPGVKAKLGNSSVSPNVGHLVLKYLCPAVRAVLEDGLKAFVLDVIIGQRKNMPWSVVEASTQLGPSTKVLHGLYNKVSQFPELTSHTMRFNAFILGLLNIRSLEFWFNHLYNHEDIIQTHYQPWGFLSAAHTVCPGLFEELLLLLQPLALLPFSLDLLFQHRLLQSGQQQRQHKELLRVSQDLLLSAHSTLQLAQARGQEGPGDMDRAAHGERVKGVGAPEGGEDEEEEEETEEMAEAAGGSGRGRWAQGGQAGWWYQLMQSSQVYIDGSTEGSRFPRGGSNSSSGSSSEKKKGAGGRGPPPREGVVEGAEACPAPEETLGRAWPFWMGSPPDSVLAELRRSREREGSTAPPAENEEGTSEPSPGGIKWGHLFGSRKVQREARPTNRLPSDWLSLDKSMFQLVVQTVGARREPEPRESLQEPHPPALPSKPPCKVTALCHHLATGPGQLSFHKGDILRVLGPAKGDWLHCSRGTDMGLVPLAYVTLTPTSSPTPGSSQN is encoded by the exons ATGCCCTTGTTCGAACTTTCCAGAATGGATAGTCCCCCAAAGCTGACTGGAGAGACCCTCATCGTCCACCACATCCCCCTGGTGCACTGTCAAGTCCCAGACAGGCAGTGCTGTGGAGGGGCAAGTGGAGGTAGTGGGAGCACAAGACCCAATCCATTCTGCCCATCGGAGCTGGGCATCACCAAGCCTGATCAAGACCTAGGACAAGCTGACTCCCTGCTCTACAATAGTCGGCACTCTTCTACAGGGGGATCTGCACGGTCTGCAGACAGCACCAAGAGTAGGGGTCGGGATGGAAGAGGCCCTGGGGCCCCTAAACGACACAATCCCTTCTTGCAGCAGGAGGGTGTGGCTGAGCCAGGACTTGGTGACCTATATGAGGACAGCATTGGTGATAGTGCCACCCAGCAGCAGTCATTCCACCTGCATGGGGCTGGCCAGCCCACCTTCCAGCTATCCTCTTTCCAGCTGCCACCAACTGGCCCCAGAGTGGGCAGGCCATGGGGCACAAGACGTAGTCGGGCTGGAGTGGTGGAGGGGCAAGAACAGCAGCCAGTAACCACCTTGGATACCCAGGAGTGCAGCACTAGCTACTGCTGCCGGCCAGAGCTGGAAGCAGAGACCATGGAGCTGGATGAGTGTGGGGGGCCTGGTGGGAGTGGCAGTGGGGGTGGAGCCAGTGATACCTCTGGCTTTTCCTTTGACCAGGAATGGAAGCTCAGTTCAGATGAATCCCCAAGGAACCCCGGATGCACAGGCTCAGGACCCCAGCACTGCCGCTGCAGTAGCACATCCAGTCAGTCCGAGACGGCTGACCAGTCCATGGGCTATGTGAGTGACTCGTCCTGCAACAGCTCAGATGGCGTGCTTGTCACTTTCAGCACCCTCTACAACAAGATGCATGGCAACTCCCATGCCAATCTCAACTCAGCCCCGCAATCTTGCAGCGACTCTTCCTTCTGTAGCCATTCAGACCCTGGCGCCTTCTACCTGGACCTGCAAACCTTCCCTGCTGAGGAGTCCCACCACCCTAAcaatggaggaagggaaggaggctaTGGTTGTCCTCACGCCTCATCTCCAGAGCTTGATGCCAACTGCAACTCCTACCACCCACATTGTGAGCCCTGCCCAGCTGTGGCTGACCTCACAGCCTGCTTCCAGAGCCAGGCCCGTCTTGTTGTGGCCACACAGAATTACTATAAACTTGTCACCTGTGACCTGTCCTCCCAATCATCCCCAAGCCCAGCTGGCTCTTCCATTACTAGCTGCTCTGAGGAACACACCAAGATAAGTCCTGCACCAGGCCCTGGCCCACACCCTGGCCCTAGCCAGCCCTCTGAGTATTACCTATTCCAGAAGCCAGAAGTCCAGCCAGAGGAACAAGAAGCAGGGGGTTCCTCAGAGGAAGCAGCAGCTCCCGTGGGCCCTGCTATGATCGAGGGCCAAGTGTACACCAATACTTCACCCCCCAACCTTAGCACTGGACGTCAGCGCTCTCGAAGCTATGATCGCAGCCTCGAACGAAGCCCTCCTGTTCGCCTGGGCTCACTGGAACGCATGTTGAGTTGCCCAGTGCGCCTGAGTGAGggccctgcagccctggctgggCCTAGCTCCCCACCTAGGCGGGTCACCTCCTTTGCTGAGCTTGCCAAGGGCCGGAAGAAAGCTGCAGGCTCTGGCTCCCCACCACTTCGAGTGAGCATTGGAGACTCCTCCCAGGATTTCTCTCCTATCCAAGAAACCCAACAAGATAGGGTGGGCCCCCTGGATAAGGGCACTCGCTGTAGCCATAGCCTACCACCAATGCCATTGgggccaggcatggacctacttgACCCAGAGCCCTGGTCCACCCAGGTCTGTCAGGGCCCCCAGTCAAGTGAGatgccacctgctggcctcagAGCTGCTGAGCAAGGCCCCCTGGCCCAGCTGATGGATCCAGGGCCTGCTCTCCCAGGGAGCCCAGCCAACAGCCATCCTCAGAGGGATGCAAGAGCCAGAGCGGATG GGGGTGGTGCTGAGAGCCGACCAGTCCTTCGCTACAGCAAGGAGCAGAGGCCAACAACGCTGCCCATCCAGCCTTTCGTGTTCCAGCACCACTTCCCCAAGCAGTTGGCCAaggcccgggccctccacagccttTCCCAACTCTACAGCCTCTCGGGCTGCAGCCGTGCACAGCAGCCTGCCCCACTGGCTGCCCCCACTGCTCAagtcccagccccagctccttcAGGGGAGTCACAAGCATCCGCCAACAAAGGGGCCGGGAAAGCTGGGCCTGAGCCAGAAACCTCACGGCCATCACCCCTGGGCAGCTACTCCCCCATTCGGAGTGCTGGCCCCTTTGGGCCCAGCACCGACTCTTCTCCTTCCACTTcgtgctcccctcccccagagcaGGCCACAGCCACAGAAAGCCCACCCCCATGGAGCCACTCCTGTCCTCCTGCTGTCCGGCCTGCCACCTCCCAGCAGCCACCAAAGGAGGATCAGAAGATACTGACCTTGGCTGAGTACCGACTCCATGGAACAGGAAGcctgcctcctctgggctcctggaGATCTGGCTTCAGCCGAGCAGAGAGCCTGGCCCGGGGAGGTGGTGAGGGCAGCATGGCCTCCAGGCCCAGTAACG gtCAAGTAGTGAAGCCATTACCACTGACCTGCCCTGACTTCCAAGACCCCTTTTCCTTGACCGAGAAGCCTCCAGCTGAGTTTTGTCTGTCCCCAGATGGCAACTCAGAGGCCATTTCCATTGACCTGCTTCAGAAAAAAG GGCTCGTGAAAGCTGTTAACACTGCTGTGGACCTCATTGTGGCCCATTTTGGCACAAGCCGGGATCCTGGGGTGAAG GCAAAGCTTGGGAATAGTTCTGTGAGCCCCAATGTAGGCCACCTGGTTCTGAAGTACTTGTGCCCTGCCGTCCGGGCTGTGCTGGAGGATGGGCTCAAGGCCTTTGTGCTAGATGTCATCATTGGGCAACGGAAGAACATGCCGTGGAGTGTGGTTGAGGCTTCCACACAGCTAG GCCCATCCACCAAGGTCCTGCATGGCCTCTACAACAAAGTCAGCCAATTCCCAGAGCTCACCAGTCATACCATGCGCTTCAACGCCTTCATCCTCGGCCTGCTCAA CATCCGGTCCCTGGAGTTCTGGTTTAATCACCTCTATAACCACGAAG ATATCATCCAGACCCACTACCAGCCATGGGGCTTCCTGAGCGCAGCACATACCGTGTGCCCCGGCCTCTttgaggagctgctgctgctgctacagcCCCTGGCCCTGCTGCCCTTCAGCCTCGACTTGCTCTTCCAGCACCGGCTGCTGCAAagtgggcagcagcagcggcagcacaAGGAGCTGCTGCGGGTGTCCCAGGACCTGCTGCTATCCGCCCACTCAACGCTGCAGTTGGCCCAGGCCCGGGGCCAGGAGGGCCCTGGAGACATGGACAGGGCAGCCCATGGGGAGCGGGTGAAGGGTGTGGGTGCCCCAGAAGGTGgagaagatgaagaggaagaagaggagacagaagagaTGGCAGAGGCAGCTGGGGGCTCAGGGCGTGGCAGGTGGGCCCAAGGTGGGCAGGCTGGCTGGTGGTACCAGCTCATGCAGAGCTCCCAGGTCTACATCGATGGCTCCACTGAGGGTTCTAGGTTTCCCCGAGGTGGCAGCAatagcagcagtggcagcagcagtgagaaaaagaaaggagccgGAGGCAGGGGGCCACCCCCCCGAGAGGGAGTTGTGGAGGGAGCTGAGGCCTGCCCTGCCCCTGAGGAGActctgggcagggcctggccctTCTGGATGGGAAGCCCCCCTGATTCTGTGCTGGCCGAGCTGAGACGCAGTCGGGAGAGGGAGGGGTCGACTGCTCCCCCAGCAGAAAATGAGGAAGGAACCTCTGAGCCTTCACCTGGGGGCATCAAGTGGGGACACCTTTTTGGGTCCCGAAAGGTTCAGCGGGAAGCCCGGCCCACAAACAG GCTACCCTCAGACTGGCTGAGCCTGGACAAGTCCATGTTCCAACTAGTGGTGCAGACAGTGGGTGCCCGCCGGGAGCCAGAACCCAGGGAGAGCCTGCAGGAGCCAcaccctccagccctgccctccaaGCCTCCATG CAAGGTGACGGCACTGTGCCACCATCTGGCCACAGGCCCTGGACAGCTGAGCTTCCACAAGGGAGATATCCTACGGGTGCTGGGGCCAGCCAAAGGAGACTGGCTGCATTGCAGCCGTGGCACTGACATGGGCCTGGTGCCTCTGGCCTACGTGACATTGACCCCAACTTCAAGTCCAACACCCGGAAGCAGCCAAAACTGA
- the RUSC2 gene encoding AP-4 complex accessory subunit RUSC2 isoform X5 has protein sequence MGYVSDSSCNSSDGVLVTFSTLYNKMHGNSHANLNSAPQSCSDSSFCSHSDPGAFYLDLQTFPAEESHHPNNGGREGGYGCPHASSPELDANCNSYHPHCEPCPAVADLTACFQSQARLVVATQNYYKLVTCDLSSQSSPSPAGSSITSCSEEHTKISPAPGPGPHPGPSQPSEYYLFQKPEVQPEEQEAGGSSEEAAAPVGPAMIEGQVYTNTSPPNLSTGRQRSRSYDRSLERSPPVRLGSLERMLSCPVRLSEGPAALAGPSSPPRRVTSFAELAKGRKKAAGSGSPPLRVSIGDSSQDFSPIQETQQDRVGPLDKGTRCSHSLPPMPLGPGMDLLDPEPWSTQVCQGPQSSEMPPAGLRAAEQGPLAQLMDPGPALPGSPANSHPQRDARARADGGGAESRPVLRYSKEQRPTTLPIQPFVFQHHFPKQLAKARALHSLSQLYSLSGCSRAQQPAPLAAPTAQVPAPAPSGESQASANKGAGKAGPEPETSRPSPLGSYSPIRSAGPFGPSTDSSPSTSCSPPPEQATATESPPPWSHSCPPAVRPATSQQPPKEDQKILTLAEYRLHGTGSLPPLGSWRSGFSRAESLARGGGEGSMASRPSNANHLSPQALKWREYRRKNPLGPPGLSGSLDRRPQEARLARRNPIFEFPGSLSAAGHLNCRLNGQVVKPLPLTCPDFQDPFSLTEKPPAEFCLSPDGNSEAISIDLLQKKGLVKAVNTAVDLIVAHFGTSRDPGVKAKLGNSSVSPNVGHLVLKYLCPAVRAVLEDGLKAFVLDVIIGQRKNMPWSVVEASTQLGPSTKVLHGLYNKVSQFPELTSHTMRFNAFILGLLNIRSLEFWFNHLYNHEDIIQTHYQPWGFLSAAHTVCPGLFEELLLLLQPLALLPFSLDLLFQHRLLQSGQQQRQHKELLRVSQDLLLSAHSTLQLAQARGQEGPGDMDRAAHGERVKGVGAPEGGEDEEEEEETEEMAEAAGGSGRGRWAQGGQAGWWYQLMQSSQVYIDGSTEGSRFPRGGSNSSSGSSSEKKKGAGGRGPPPREGVVEGAEACPAPEETLGRAWPFWMGSPPDSVLAELRRSREREGSTAPPAENEEGTSEPSPGGIKWGHLFGSRKVQREARPTNRLPSDWLSLDKSMFQLVVQTVGARREPEPRESLQEPHPPALPSKPPCKVTALCHHLATGPGQLSFHKGDILRVLGPAKGDWLHCSRGTDMGLVPLAYVTLTPTSSPTPGSSQN, from the exons ATGGGCTATGTGAGTGACTCGTCCTGCAACAGCTCAGATGGCGTGCTTGTCACTTTCAGCACCCTCTACAACAAGATGCATGGCAACTCCCATGCCAATCTCAACTCAGCCCCGCAATCTTGCAGCGACTCTTCCTTCTGTAGCCATTCAGACCCTGGCGCCTTCTACCTGGACCTGCAAACCTTCCCTGCTGAGGAGTCCCACCACCCTAAcaatggaggaagggaaggaggctaTGGTTGTCCTCACGCCTCATCTCCAGAGCTTGATGCCAACTGCAACTCCTACCACCCACATTGTGAGCCCTGCCCAGCTGTGGCTGACCTCACAGCCTGCTTCCAGAGCCAGGCCCGTCTTGTTGTGGCCACACAGAATTACTATAAACTTGTCACCTGTGACCTGTCCTCCCAATCATCCCCAAGCCCAGCTGGCTCTTCCATTACTAGCTGCTCTGAGGAACACACCAAGATAAGTCCTGCACCAGGCCCTGGCCCACACCCTGGCCCTAGCCAGCCCTCTGAGTATTACCTATTCCAGAAGCCAGAAGTCCAGCCAGAGGAACAAGAAGCAGGGGGTTCCTCAGAGGAAGCAGCAGCTCCCGTGGGCCCTGCTATGATCGAGGGCCAAGTGTACACCAATACTTCACCCCCCAACCTTAGCACTGGACGTCAGCGCTCTCGAAGCTATGATCGCAGCCTCGAACGAAGCCCTCCTGTTCGCCTGGGCTCACTGGAACGCATGTTGAGTTGCCCAGTGCGCCTGAGTGAGggccctgcagccctggctgggCCTAGCTCCCCACCTAGGCGGGTCACCTCCTTTGCTGAGCTTGCCAAGGGCCGGAAGAAAGCTGCAGGCTCTGGCTCCCCACCACTTCGAGTGAGCATTGGAGACTCCTCCCAGGATTTCTCTCCTATCCAAGAAACCCAACAAGATAGGGTGGGCCCCCTGGATAAGGGCACTCGCTGTAGCCATAGCCTACCACCAATGCCATTGgggccaggcatggacctacttgACCCAGAGCCCTGGTCCACCCAGGTCTGTCAGGGCCCCCAGTCAAGTGAGatgccacctgctggcctcagAGCTGCTGAGCAAGGCCCCCTGGCCCAGCTGATGGATCCAGGGCCTGCTCTCCCAGGGAGCCCAGCCAACAGCCATCCTCAGAGGGATGCAAGAGCCAGAGCGGATG GGGGTGGTGCTGAGAGCCGACCAGTCCTTCGCTACAGCAAGGAGCAGAGGCCAACAACGCTGCCCATCCAGCCTTTCGTGTTCCAGCACCACTTCCCCAAGCAGTTGGCCAaggcccgggccctccacagccttTCCCAACTCTACAGCCTCTCGGGCTGCAGCCGTGCACAGCAGCCTGCCCCACTGGCTGCCCCCACTGCTCAagtcccagccccagctccttcAGGGGAGTCACAAGCATCCGCCAACAAAGGGGCCGGGAAAGCTGGGCCTGAGCCAGAAACCTCACGGCCATCACCCCTGGGCAGCTACTCCCCCATTCGGAGTGCTGGCCCCTTTGGGCCCAGCACCGACTCTTCTCCTTCCACTTcgtgctcccctcccccagagcaGGCCACAGCCACAGAAAGCCCACCCCCATGGAGCCACTCCTGTCCTCCTGCTGTCCGGCCTGCCACCTCCCAGCAGCCACCAAAGGAGGATCAGAAGATACTGACCTTGGCTGAGTACCGACTCCATGGAACAGGAAGcctgcctcctctgggctcctggaGATCTGGCTTCAGCCGAGCAGAGAGCCTGGCCCGGGGAGGTGGTGAGGGCAGCATGGCCTCCAGGCCCAGTAACG CCAACCACCTATCCCCTCAAGCACTCAAGTGGCGGGAGTACAGGAGGAAGAACCCACTAGGGCCGCCTGGCTTGTCAGGGAGCCTAGACCGAAGGCCACAGGAAGCTCGGCTGGCCCGAAGGAACCCCATCTTTGAGTTTCCTGGCTCCCTCAGTGCTGCTGGCCATCTGAACTGCCGGCTGAATG gtCAAGTAGTGAAGCCATTACCACTGACCTGCCCTGACTTCCAAGACCCCTTTTCCTTGACCGAGAAGCCTCCAGCTGAGTTTTGTCTGTCCCCAGATGGCAACTCAGAGGCCATTTCCATTGACCTGCTTCAGAAAAAAG GGCTCGTGAAAGCTGTTAACACTGCTGTGGACCTCATTGTGGCCCATTTTGGCACAAGCCGGGATCCTGGGGTGAAG GCAAAGCTTGGGAATAGTTCTGTGAGCCCCAATGTAGGCCACCTGGTTCTGAAGTACTTGTGCCCTGCCGTCCGGGCTGTGCTGGAGGATGGGCTCAAGGCCTTTGTGCTAGATGTCATCATTGGGCAACGGAAGAACATGCCGTGGAGTGTGGTTGAGGCTTCCACACAGCTAG GCCCATCCACCAAGGTCCTGCATGGCCTCTACAACAAAGTCAGCCAATTCCCAGAGCTCACCAGTCATACCATGCGCTTCAACGCCTTCATCCTCGGCCTGCTCAA CATCCGGTCCCTGGAGTTCTGGTTTAATCACCTCTATAACCACGAAG ATATCATCCAGACCCACTACCAGCCATGGGGCTTCCTGAGCGCAGCACATACCGTGTGCCCCGGCCTCTttgaggagctgctgctgctgctacagcCCCTGGCCCTGCTGCCCTTCAGCCTCGACTTGCTCTTCCAGCACCGGCTGCTGCAAagtgggcagcagcagcggcagcacaAGGAGCTGCTGCGGGTGTCCCAGGACCTGCTGCTATCCGCCCACTCAACGCTGCAGTTGGCCCAGGCCCGGGGCCAGGAGGGCCCTGGAGACATGGACAGGGCAGCCCATGGGGAGCGGGTGAAGGGTGTGGGTGCCCCAGAAGGTGgagaagatgaagaggaagaagaggagacagaagagaTGGCAGAGGCAGCTGGGGGCTCAGGGCGTGGCAGGTGGGCCCAAGGTGGGCAGGCTGGCTGGTGGTACCAGCTCATGCAGAGCTCCCAGGTCTACATCGATGGCTCCACTGAGGGTTCTAGGTTTCCCCGAGGTGGCAGCAatagcagcagtggcagcagcagtgagaaaaagaaaggagccgGAGGCAGGGGGCCACCCCCCCGAGAGGGAGTTGTGGAGGGAGCTGAGGCCTGCCCTGCCCCTGAGGAGActctgggcagggcctggccctTCTGGATGGGAAGCCCCCCTGATTCTGTGCTGGCCGAGCTGAGACGCAGTCGGGAGAGGGAGGGGTCGACTGCTCCCCCAGCAGAAAATGAGGAAGGAACCTCTGAGCCTTCACCTGGGGGCATCAAGTGGGGACACCTTTTTGGGTCCCGAAAGGTTCAGCGGGAAGCCCGGCCCACAAACAG GCTACCCTCAGACTGGCTGAGCCTGGACAAGTCCATGTTCCAACTAGTGGTGCAGACAGTGGGTGCCCGCCGGGAGCCAGAACCCAGGGAGAGCCTGCAGGAGCCAcaccctccagccctgccctccaaGCCTCCATG CAAGGTGACGGCACTGTGCCACCATCTGGCCACAGGCCCTGGACAGCTGAGCTTCCACAAGGGAGATATCCTACGGGTGCTGGGGCCAGCCAAAGGAGACTGGCTGCATTGCAGCCGTGGCACTGACATGGGCCTGGTGCCTCTGGCCTACGTGACATTGACCCCAACTTCAAGTCCAACACCCGGAAGCAGCCAAAACTGA